Genomic segment of bacterium:
GTCCCCGGCCTGCGCGCCGTTCGTGAGGTTGTGGTTCGTGGCGTGGACCTTCAGCCGCTCGCCCGCCTGGATCGTGCCGGTGAAGTTGTCCGTTTCGTACACGCCGCCGCCGGTGTAGATCGTCGGCATCTCGCCCGACTTCACGTCCCGGAACAGAATCCCGAACGCCGGTTCCGTCGCGTCATCGGCGACCGCGAACAGGTCGTCGCCCACCAGCTTCATCACCGATCCGCACACCGCGTCGCCCTGGACGAATCCGTCGCCGTAGGCGATCCCGGTGTCGTGCTTCACATCCAGATAATGGGACATGTCACGCTACCTCCTGGCTCACGTTGGCCTTGTAAGCCGCCATGAATCCGGT
This window contains:
- a CDS encoding DUF2190 family protein; this encodes MSHYLDVKHDTGIAYGDGFVQGDAVCGSVMKLVGDDLFAVADDATEPAFGILFRDVKSGEMPTIYTGGGVYETDNFTGTIQAGERLKVHATNHNLTNGAQAGDVIVAQAISMSGGVLKFKLLV